In Terriglobales bacterium, a genomic segment contains:
- a CDS encoding aminotransferase class V-fold PLP-dependent enzyme, which translates to MPDDLLRYRPEFPILEKTVYMISNSLGAMPRGVYDALRDYAEGWATRGVRAWDEWWPLAAEVGDQIGALMNAPAGSVSVHMNVTLCQAVVASCFDFSGRRNKVVYSDMNFPSVMYFWEAQRARGARVHMVKTDDGITVPLERMLNAIDEETLLVPMSHVIFRSAYIQDAQAIVEKAHRVGAHVLLDTFQSLGTVPVDVRKLGVDFTTGGVLKWLCGGPGVAYLYVRPDLGARLEPRLTGWMAHQEPFAFEVGAQRYTAPPYRFMNGTPNVPALYAARPGLKIVAEAGVERIREKSQRQTARLMALADARGWRVNTPRDPERRGGTVSLDMPGSKEVCAELLQRGVLVDWRPRAGVRFAPHFYTSDDELNRAIAVADEILSARPAADSFPVERSC; encoded by the coding sequence ATGCCCGACGACCTGCTCCGCTACCGCCCCGAGTTCCCCATCCTGGAGAAGACCGTCTACATGATCTCCAACAGCCTGGGGGCGATGCCGCGCGGGGTCTACGACGCCCTGCGCGACTACGCCGAGGGCTGGGCCACGCGCGGGGTGCGCGCCTGGGACGAGTGGTGGCCGCTGGCCGCGGAGGTGGGCGACCAGATCGGCGCGCTCATGAACGCCCCCGCGGGTTCGGTCTCGGTGCACATGAACGTCACTCTGTGCCAGGCGGTGGTGGCCTCCTGCTTCGATTTCAGCGGCCGGCGCAACAAGGTCGTCTACAGCGACATGAACTTCCCCTCGGTGATGTACTTCTGGGAGGCGCAGCGCGCGCGGGGCGCGCGCGTGCACATGGTGAAGACCGACGACGGCATCACTGTGCCGCTGGAGCGCATGCTCAACGCCATCGACGAGGAAACCCTGCTGGTGCCCATGTCGCACGTGATCTTCCGCAGCGCCTACATCCAGGACGCCCAAGCCATCGTGGAGAAGGCGCACCGCGTGGGTGCGCACGTGCTGCTCGACACCTTCCAGTCCCTGGGCACGGTGCCGGTGGACGTGCGGAAGCTCGGCGTGGACTTCACCACCGGCGGAGTATTGAAGTGGCTGTGCGGCGGCCCCGGCGTGGCTTATCTGTACGTCCGCCCCGACCTGGGAGCGCGGCTCGAGCCCCGGCTGACGGGATGGATGGCCCACCAGGAGCCCTTCGCCTTCGAAGTCGGCGCGCAGCGCTACACCGCGCCGCCCTACCGCTTCATGAACGGGACTCCCAACGTACCCGCGCTCTATGCTGCGCGCCCGGGACTGAAGATCGTGGCCGAGGCGGGGGTGGAGCGCATCCGGGAAAAGTCGCAACGGCAGACGGCGCGGCTGATGGCGCTGGCCGACGCGCGCGGCTGGCGCGTGAACACCCCGCGCGACCCGGAGCGCCGCGGCGGCACCGTCTCCCTCGATATGCCCGGCTCCAAGGAAGTCTGCGCCGAATTGCTCCAGCGCGGCGTGCTGGTGGACTGGCGCCCCCGGGCCGGGGTCCGCTTCGCTCCCCACTTCTACACCAGCGACGACGAGCTGAACCGCGCTATCGCGGTGGCGGACGAGATCCTGAGCGCGCGTCCGGCCGCCGACTCGTTCCCCGTGGAGCGATCGTGCTGA